The proteins below come from a single Alnus glutinosa chromosome 9, dhAlnGlut1.1, whole genome shotgun sequence genomic window:
- the LOC133876958 gene encoding uncharacterized protein LOC133876958 — protein MVSGSDYPTSNLFLLEVWRMKEILQLNCVDRHDYIRSMAGKMTQKFEKYWGECNLLKSIAAVLDPRYKMKLINFCFPFIYPDFDAAEQAAVVSQSVSTPCVSRVSTARSMYQDHVRTIDVIRPLKSDLDIYLEEDVGEDIDNEFDAFGWWKLNALKYRILSKMVKDILAIPITTVASESSFSAGGRISEGHLPVRYLGVPLIFKRLSAADCEVIVSRISARIDSWLSKHLTFAGRLKLISSVLCSLQVFWTRVFVLPKKIIHLLEQKLNRFLWCGSDVKAKAKVSWDKICVPKKEGGLGIKRLEVWNKASVMIHIWNLFARAGSLWVAWVEEVWEIFLWFDSWHPAGYLLDRYGFRTVYDAGRDIGPKLSSIIRNGEWYWPSARSDNLVEIQSRLSEVVIGGDDLPVWKSSKGVYSCAETWDQLRVKLPSMEWHKVVWFSQAIPRHAFILWLALRDALVIKEKMCSWGFFGPSVCMFCYGCNESWGHLFFDCNFSRQIWRALMSICLIPNPSVDWEEVIRWFVKDLQGTSLKATACRLSLAAVVYHLWWQRNALLHGNTPRTEEDIVSQVKRQVGSRLLAKGSKQSVTKNLALAYNWNLQGLLDY, from the exons ATGGTATCGGGAAGTGATTATCCTACCTCAAATCTGTTTCTACTTGAGGTATGGAGAATGAAGGAAATTCTGCAGTTGAACTGTGTTGATAGGCATGACTACATTAGATCAATGGCAGGAAAAATGACTCAGAAATTTGAGAAGTATTGGGGGGAATGCAATTTGTTGAAGTCCATAGCTGCTGTCTTGGATCCGAGATACAAGATGAAGTTGATCaatttctgttttccttttatttaccCTGATTTTGA TGCTGCTGAGCAGGCTGCAGTTGTTTCACAAAGTGTTTCTACACCATGTGTCAGTAGAGTTTCCACAGCTCGATCAATGTATCAGGATCATGTTAGAACTATTGATGTCATTCGGCCTCTTAAATCAGATTTAGATATCTATCTTGAAGAGGATGT TGGTGAAGATATTGATAACGAATTCGATGCTTTTGGATGGTGGAAGCTCAATGCCTTGAAGTACCGAATTTTGTCTAAGATGGTAAAGGACATTCTAGCCATACCCATCACCACAGTTGCTTCTGAATCTTCATTCAGTGCAGGTGGTAGG ATTAGTGAAGGTCATCTCCCGGTTAGATACTTGGGGGTTCCCCTCATCTTTAAGAGATTGTCTGCAGCTGACTGTGAAGTGATTGTTTCCAGAATTTCTGCTCGCATTGATTCATGGTTATCCAAGCATCTTACATTTGCAGGAAGACTTAAGCTTATCTCTTCTGTTCTTTGTAGCTTGCAGGTGTTCTGGACCCGGGTTTTTGTGCTGCCTAAAAAGATTATTCATCTTTTAGAGCAGAAGCTTAATAGATTTCTTTGGTGTGGCTCGGATGTTAAGGCTAAAGCAAAGGTTTCTTGGGATAAAATCTGTGTCCCTAAGAAGGAAGGGGGGCTGGGCATCAAGAGGCTTGAGGTTTGGAACAAAGCTTCTGTGATGATTCATATCTGGAATTTATTTGCTAGGGCTGGCTCTCTTTGGGTTGCTTGGGTGGAAGAAGTGTG GGAAATTTTCCTATGGTTTGATTCTTGGCATCCAGCAGGGTATCTTCTTGATCGGTATGGTTTCCGAACTGTTTATGATGCTGGTAGAGATATTGGTCCTAAGCTATCTTCCATTATTAGGAATGGTGAATGGTATTGGCCAAGTGCTCGTTCGGACAACCTTGTAGAGATTCAAAGCAGGCTGTCGGAGGTTGTTATTGGTGGAGATGATCTTCCTGTTTGGAAAAGCAGCAAAGGAGTCTACTCTTGTGCAGAAACTTGGGATCAACTTAGGGTAAAACTTCCTTCTATGGAGTGGCACAAAGTGGTGTGGTTTTCCCAAGCTATTCCTAGGCATGCTTTTATCCTATGGTTGGCTCTAAGGGATGCTCTAGTTATAAAGGAGAAGATGTGTTCTTGGGGTTTCTTTGGTCCTAGTGTGTGTATGTTTTGCTATGGCTGCAACGAAAGCTGGGGACATCTCTTCtttgattgtaattttagtagACAGATTTGGCGGGCATTGATGTCTATTTGTCTAATTCCAAACCCTTCTGTAGATTGGGAAGAGGTGATTCGGTGGTTTGTCAAAGATTTGCAAGGTACAAGCTTAAAAGCTACTGCTTGCAGGCTAAGCCTTGCAGCAGTTGTATATCACCTATGGTGGCAGAGAAATGCCCTTCTGCATGGCAACACTCCTAGAACAGAGGAAGATATAGTGAGCCAAGTCAAAAGGCAAGTTGGGTCTAGGCTCCTGGCAAAGGGATCAAAGCAAAGTGTTACAAAGAATCTTGCTCTTGCTTATAATTGGAATCTACAGGGACTCTTAGATTATTAG